In a single window of the Bradyrhizobium sp. ORS 285 genome:
- a CDS encoding TAXI family TRAP transporter solute-binding subunit → MRRLVGAAIAAMMIACGFSAHAEEGEFDPAKVSDGLKAIFQFGSVQTKQALNANTVTLITGTIGGTYVQFGADLASLLDDGNSLRVLPIVGRGSVQSVADILFLQGVDLGVVRADTLDYLERKGFAKDIKKQFTYVTKLYNEEMQVIAPRAIRNLRDLEGRRVSVDLPNGGTFVTALTVFERLNLRANFLYIEQRIAMEKLKRGELDAVIVVGGKPYKSVSTFVNDGRFHLVNVDYDRPLQTDYLPATLTAKDYPNLIAEGEKVDTIAVPAVLAAYNWAPNTDRYRKLATFVDAFFTKFPAFQNPPFHPKWKEVSLSAPLAGWQRLPSASKWLETHAMEGAQRDRFDDFLKQSSTGKALPSEADREALFKQYQAWEAEKTGSARAQARPQR, encoded by the coding sequence ATGCGACGTCTTGTTGGAGCGGCCATTGCCGCAATGATGATAGCGTGCGGTTTTTCCGCCCACGCCGAAGAAGGCGAATTCGATCCGGCGAAGGTCAGCGACGGCCTGAAGGCGATCTTCCAATTCGGCTCGGTGCAGACCAAGCAGGCGCTCAACGCCAACACGGTGACTCTGATCACCGGCACCATCGGCGGCACCTATGTGCAGTTCGGCGCTGACCTCGCCTCGCTGCTCGACGATGGCAACAGCCTGCGCGTCCTGCCGATCGTCGGCCGCGGCTCGGTGCAGAGCGTCGCCGACATCCTGTTCCTGCAGGGCGTCGATCTTGGCGTCGTCCGCGCCGACACGCTCGATTATCTGGAGCGCAAGGGCTTCGCCAAGGACATCAAGAAGCAGTTCACCTACGTCACCAAGCTCTACAACGAGGAAATGCAGGTCATTGCGCCGCGCGCCATCCGCAACCTGCGCGACCTCGAGGGCCGCCGTGTGAGCGTCGACCTGCCGAACGGCGGCACCTTCGTGACGGCGTTGACCGTGTTCGAGCGCCTTAACCTGCGCGCCAACTTCCTCTACATCGAGCAGCGCATCGCGATGGAGAAGCTGAAGCGGGGCGAGCTCGATGCCGTCATCGTGGTCGGCGGCAAGCCCTACAAGTCCGTCAGCACCTTCGTGAATGACGGCCGCTTCCATCTCGTCAACGTCGACTATGACCGCCCGCTGCAGACCGACTATCTGCCGGCGACGCTGACGGCCAAGGACTATCCGAACCTGATCGCCGAGGGCGAGAAGGTCGATACGATCGCGGTGCCGGCGGTGCTCGCGGCCTATAATTGGGCGCCGAACACCGACCGCTATCGCAAGCTCGCGACCTTCGTCGATGCGTTCTTCACCAAGTTCCCGGCGTTCCAGAACCCGCCCTTCCATCCGAAGTGGAAGGAAGTCTCGCTGTCGGCGCCGCTCGCCGGCTGGCAGCGGCTGCCGTCCGCCAGCAAATGGCTGGAGACGCATGCGATGGAGGGCGCCCAGCGCGACCGCTTCGATGACTTCCTGAAGCAGAGCAGCACCGGCAAGGCGCTGCCGAGCGAGGCCGATCGCGAAGCCCTGTTCAAGCAGTACCAGGCCTGGGAGGCCGAGAAGACCGGCAGCGCCCGCGCCCAGGCGCGTCCCCAGCGCTGA
- a CDS encoding YkvA family protein — MASDTADYSVGFEPADRLAQDRDSVRRRFWTKFKQVVSRIPFAEDLLAAYYCAFDKETPRHVQVALLGALAYFILPFDFLPDVMPVLGFTDDAAVLATAIRMVASNITPDHRAAAKAALARLDADKNADLDPSDEKAA, encoded by the coding sequence ATGGCATCGGACACCGCCGATTACAGCGTTGGCTTCGAGCCCGCCGACCGGCTGGCGCAGGATCGCGACAGCGTGCGCCGACGCTTCTGGACCAAGTTCAAGCAGGTCGTGTCCCGGATCCCGTTCGCCGAGGATCTGCTCGCGGCCTATTACTGCGCCTTCGACAAGGAGACGCCGCGGCATGTGCAAGTCGCGCTGCTCGGCGCGCTGGCGTATTTCATCCTGCCCTTCGACTTCCTGCCTGACGTCATGCCGGTGCTCGGCTTCACCGATGATGCCGCCGTGCTGGCCACCGCCATCCGGATGGTGGCATCGAACATCACGCCCGACCATCGCGCTGCCGCGAAGGCCGCACTCGCGCGGCTGGATGCGGACAAGAACGCCGACCTCGACCCGTCGGATGAGAAGGCCGCCTGA
- a CDS encoding 4a-hydroxytetrahydrobiopterin dehydratase, which produces MVERLSSETRVAALKALPGWSALDGRDAITRIFTFRDFNEAFGFMTRVALVAEKHDHHPEWRNVYRTVEVVLSTHDAGGLTERDIALAQAMDAIAAAISS; this is translated from the coding sequence ATGGTGGAGCGATTGTCATCCGAGACCCGCGTCGCGGCCCTGAAGGCCCTTCCCGGCTGGTCGGCGCTCGATGGTCGCGATGCCATCACCCGCATTTTCACCTTTCGCGATTTCAACGAGGCGTTCGGCTTCATGACCCGCGTCGCGCTGGTCGCCGAAAAGCATGATCATCATCCGGAGTGGCGCAACGTCTACCGCACCGTCGAGGTGGTGCTGTCGACCCATGACGCAGGCGGACTGACGGAGCGCGACATCGCGCTGGCGCAGGCGATGGACGCGATCGCGGCGGCGATCAGCAGCTGA
- a CDS encoding TAXI family TRAP transporter solute-binding subunit, giving the protein MFIVIAGILAIVGALAGAYYFAMRPVVLKIAVGPPNSDDLKVVQALTQAFSQSHAYVRLRPVPTEGAGESAQALASGKVDLAIVRGDLEVPKNAQAVATLRKNVAVLWVPASGKGKGKKGAAKITKISQLAGHKVGIIGRTPANANLLKVILHQYGVDAGKVEIVQFPISEAAEAVRNQKADVFLAAGPVNSKITGDAIAAATKEGGVPTFLAIDSAEAIAQNHPEYEAAEIPAGAFGGSPDRPEDEVKTISFNHHIVARRGLADSTVSAFTHQLFSVRQQLLSEFPLAAKIETPDTDKDAAIPAHPGAAAFVDGEEKTFLDRYSDYIWWGLMALSAMGSAGAWFAGYLKRDERTINTSLRDRLLEMIPIARKSDSTEELDQLQAEADEILRNTLTCFEDGAIEHAALTAFNIALEQFHNAVADRKLILMSMPANLQRTGAQLRAAGT; this is encoded by the coding sequence GTGTTCATCGTCATCGCCGGGATCCTCGCGATCGTCGGCGCTCTGGCGGGCGCCTACTATTTTGCCATGCGTCCGGTGGTGCTGAAGATTGCCGTCGGTCCGCCGAACAGCGACGACCTTAAGGTGGTTCAGGCGCTGACCCAGGCCTTCTCACAATCTCATGCCTATGTCCGGCTGCGGCCGGTGCCGACCGAGGGCGCCGGCGAGAGCGCGCAGGCACTGGCGTCGGGCAAGGTCGACCTCGCGATCGTCCGCGGTGACCTCGAGGTCCCGAAGAACGCGCAGGCCGTCGCGACCTTGCGCAAGAACGTGGCCGTGCTCTGGGTGCCGGCGTCGGGCAAGGGCAAGGGCAAGAAGGGCGCCGCCAAGATCACCAAGATCTCCCAGCTCGCGGGCCACAAGGTCGGCATCATCGGCCGGACGCCAGCCAACGCCAACCTGTTGAAGGTGATCCTGCACCAATACGGTGTCGATGCCGGCAAGGTGGAGATCGTGCAATTCCCGATCAGCGAGGCCGCCGAAGCCGTTCGCAACCAGAAGGCAGACGTCTTTCTCGCCGCCGGGCCGGTCAACAGCAAGATCACCGGCGATGCGATCGCGGCCGCGACCAAGGAGGGCGGCGTGCCGACCTTCCTGGCGATCGATTCGGCGGAAGCCATCGCGCAGAACCATCCCGAATACGAGGCCGCGGAGATTCCCGCCGGCGCCTTCGGCGGCTCGCCCGATCGTCCGGAGGACGAGGTCAAGACGATCAGCTTCAACCACCACATCGTCGCGCGCAGGGGCCTCGCCGACTCGACCGTGTCGGCGTTTACGCACCAGCTGTTCTCGGTGCGGCAGCAATTGCTGTCGGAATTCCCGCTGGCGGCCAAGATCGAGACGCCCGACACCGACAAGGATGCCGCCATCCCCGCGCATCCCGGCGCGGCGGCCTTCGTCGACGGCGAGGAGAAGACCTTCCTCGATCGCTACAGCGACTACATCTGGTGGGGCCTGATGGCGCTGTCGGCGATGGGCTCGGCCGGCGCCTGGTTCGCCGGCTATCTCAAGCGCGACGAGCGCACGATCAACACTTCGCTTCGTGACCGCCTGCTGGAGATGATCCCGATCGCCCGCAAGAGCGACTCGACCGAGGAGCTCGACCAGCTCCAGGCCGAGGCCGACGAGATCCTGCGCAACACGCTGACCTGCTTCGAGGACGGGGCGATCGAGCACGCAGCGCTGACGGCGTTCAACATCGCGCTCGAGCAGTTCCACAATGCGGTCGCCGATCGCAAGCTCATCCTGATGAGCATGCCGGCCAACCTGCAGCGCACCGGCGCGCAATTGCGCGCTGCCGGCACCTGA
- a CDS encoding alkaline phosphatase — protein MTVHLSRPKLHRLTRRRFLSTAAAGAATLAMPGLSRAADRPQITHGVQSGDVSMDGGVVWARADRPSQMLVEVATTESFKDARSLPPIAALPESDFTAKMLLDNLPSGQDIFYRVKFRDLSHTAVESEPVVGRFRTAPGNKRDVSFVWGGDVAGQGWGINPDDGGMFTFSTMKKHRPDFFLHSGDTIYADGPIKSEVKLPDNKVWKNLTVEEKAKVAETLDEFRAAHKYNFLDENVRGFNAEVPIFVQWDDHEVTNNWSASKDLPAAYKERNIQLLAARAARAFHEMYPMRESIVEPGRVYRTINYGPHLDVFVLDERSYRGANGPNLEDKYGPASYFIGPEQMRWLKQALLNSRATWKVIASDMPLSLIVYDDAANKKGSEAIAQGDGPARGRELEIAEILRFIKTAPIQNTVWLTADVHYAAAHYYDPNKAQFQDFEPFWEFVSGPLHAGTFGPNELDNTFGPEVRFIKAPGLDKQNLPPSAGMQFFGHVKIDGASGQMTVTLRDRADVALWSTTLDPKLG, from the coding sequence ATGACCGTTCACCTTTCCCGCCCGAAGCTGCACAGGCTGACCCGCCGCCGCTTCCTGTCGACGGCCGCTGCCGGCGCCGCGACCTTGGCGATGCCGGGTCTGAGCCGCGCCGCCGACCGGCCGCAGATTACCCATGGCGTGCAGTCCGGCGATGTCAGCATGGACGGTGGCGTGGTGTGGGCACGGGCCGACCGGCCGTCGCAGATGCTGGTCGAGGTCGCGACCACCGAATCGTTCAAGGACGCACGCAGCCTGCCGCCGATCGCGGCGCTTCCGGAAAGCGATTTCACGGCCAAGATGCTGCTCGACAATCTGCCGAGCGGCCAGGACATCTTCTACCGCGTCAAATTCCGCGACCTCTCGCACACCGCGGTGGAGAGCGAGCCGGTGGTTGGCCGCTTCCGCACCGCGCCCGGCAACAAGCGCGACGTGTCGTTCGTCTGGGGCGGCGACGTCGCCGGCCAGGGCTGGGGCATCAATCCCGACGATGGCGGCATGTTCACGTTCTCGACGATGAAGAAGCATCGCCCGGATTTCTTCCTGCACTCCGGCGACACCATCTATGCCGACGGCCCGATCAAATCCGAGGTCAAGCTGCCGGACAACAAGGTCTGGAAGAACCTCACGGTGGAGGAGAAGGCCAAGGTCGCCGAGACGCTCGACGAATTCCGCGCCGCTCACAAGTACAATTTCCTCGACGAGAACGTCCGCGGCTTCAATGCCGAGGTGCCGATCTTCGTGCAGTGGGACGACCATGAGGTGACCAACAACTGGTCGGCCTCCAAGGATCTGCCGGCCGCCTACAAGGAGCGCAACATCCAGCTGCTCGCCGCGCGCGCGGCCCGCGCCTTCCACGAAATGTATCCGATGCGCGAGAGCATCGTCGAGCCGGGCCGGGTGTATCGCACCATCAATTACGGCCCGCATCTCGACGTGTTCGTGCTCGACGAGCGCAGCTATCGCGGCGCCAACGGTCCGAACCTCGAGGACAAATATGGTCCGGCGTCCTACTTCATCGGGCCGGAGCAGATGCGCTGGCTGAAGCAGGCGCTGCTCAATTCGCGCGCGACCTGGAAGGTGATCGCCTCCGACATGCCGCTGAGCCTGATCGTGTATGACGATGCGGCCAACAAGAAGGGCTCCGAGGCGATCGCGCAGGGCGACGGTCCGGCGCGCGGCCGCGAACTGGAGATCGCCGAGATCCTGCGCTTCATCAAGACCGCGCCGATCCAGAACACGGTGTGGCTGACGGCCGACGTTCACTACGCGGCCGCGCACTACTACGACCCCAACAAGGCGCAATTCCAGGACTTCGAGCCGTTCTGGGAGTTCGTCTCGGGCCCGCTGCATGCCGGAACGTTCGGTCCGAACGAGCTCGACAACACGTTCGGCCCCGAGGTTCGCTTCATCAAGGCGCCCGGCCTGGACAAGCAGAACCTGCCGCCCTCGGCCGGCATGCAGTTCTTCGGCCACGTCAAGATCGATGGGGCGAGCGGGCAGATGACCGTGACCCTGCGCGATCGTGCCGACGTCGCGCTGTGGTCGACCACGCTGGATCCGAAGCTCGGCTGA
- a CDS encoding response regulator, which produces MTSSQSSVPEFYQHVLVVEDDPIIALGLEDTITDLGVADVRVAANVVTALAMIEERAPQFALLDVGLVREKSFAIAERLSTLGIPFAFSTGYGADGVPAAFSDRPRLPKPCPTEALEAVLRRRD; this is translated from the coding sequence ATGACCAGCTCGCAATCCAGCGTGCCCGAGTTCTACCAGCATGTGCTGGTCGTCGAGGACGACCCGATCATTGCGCTCGGCCTGGAAGACACCATCACCGACCTTGGCGTCGCCGACGTCAGGGTCGCCGCCAACGTCGTCACGGCGCTGGCCATGATCGAGGAGCGAGCACCGCAATTCGCGCTGCTCGATGTCGGCCTCGTCCGCGAAAAGAGCTTTGCGATTGCCGAGCGGCTGAGCACGCTCGGCATTCCCTTCGCCTTCTCGACCGGTTACGGCGCAGACGGCGTGCCGGCGGCCTTTTCGGACCGGCCGCGTCTGCCGAAGCCTTGTCCGACAGAAGCCTTGGAGGCAGTGCTGCGGCGGCGCGATTAG